The stretch of DNA TTCTCATAAATTAAACCTTTTTCTTAAAAATTACCTAAATTTTTAAAATTATTATACTAAAAATATCAGATAATAAATCGAGGTATTAGTTTAAAAAACTGGAAATTTGTTTAATTTCTTCATTTGTAAGTTCAAAACCACTAATTTTCAAATCTTCAATCATATGTTTTGTTGAAGTTGTGCCATTTAGCGGAACAATATCTATATGATTTAAAAATCTATAAAAGATTTCAGCTACACCTTTTTTATATTTGAGTGCTAGATTTTGTAAAACTTCATGTGAAAGAATATTTGGATTTGCAGTTAGTGACCAAAAACTCTCATAAGTGATGTTATGCTGTTTACAAAAAGCTCTTAAATCTTTGTCATAACCTGATTGAGCATAAAATCTGTTTTGGACAATAGTTGGTTTTACTTTTGCGTTATTGTATAAATATTTTAAAACATCTAAATCATAACAATTACTAATTCCCAAAGCCCCTACTTCTTTTTTGTCATAAAACTCTTCCATTTTTTGCCAAACTTTTTGAAGTTTACTTCCTGGATATACGGGTGAATGTAAAATATAAGCGTTTATAAAGTCAGTTTTTAGATTTTTTTTAGATTTTTCAAAGGATTTTTCTACTTGTACTTCTATTTCATCACTTTCTAAATATGGCATATTAGTTTGGTCTTGTCCATCAATTGGAGTAAATTTTGTTTGTAAAAATAAATCTTCTCTTTTTATTCCTATTTCATACGCTTTTTGTAAACCAAGACCAACTAAATCTTCTCTGTAATGTTTTGGTTGACATGCGGTATCAATGCCTTTAAAACCTTGTTTTAAAGCTTCAAAAACTAAATTTGTTGTATTTTCTTTTTTCCAAGCTGTTCCATAAATCATATTTGGTATTTTCATAATAATTCTCTTATTTTTGTTTTAATAGAACTATTGTAGCAAATGTTGAGATTATAATTCCCACTAAAATCCAAGATGTTATAAGTTTTCTTTCAAATATATACATCAATACAGCAACCGCTGCTGGATTTAAATATATATATGCCATAAGTTTTTTAGGACCTAATATAATTGAAGATTTTTGATATAAATACACAGTTGTTAAAGTCGCCCCAATTACTAAATAAGCCATATAAAAAATCAAATCTCCTTCTATTTTTTCCCACTCTAAAGGTATATTAAAAATTTCTAAAGCTAAAAACATCCAAATGCAACCACCAAGTAAAGTTGTAAAAACTAATACAAAAAGTTCATCATCTTTTTTATGAAGAAATTTTAATGAAATAGAATACAAAGCCATAAAAACCGTTGCAAACAAGAAAATAAAATCTCCATAATTCAAAGAAAAACTCAAGAATAATTCTAAATTTCCTTTAAAAACAACAATACAAGTACCAATTATTCCAATAAAATATAAAATCATCTGATAAAAACTAATTTTATCTTTAAATATAAAAACACAAAAAACTGCAGTTATTAAAGGAACTAAAGTATATAAAGTTCCAGCATTTAAAGCAGTTGTTGTCTCTAAAGCTTTGAAAAATGAGATAAAATATAAAGAGTAAAATAGACTAATAATCATGGCACGAGGCATTGTAGAAATAATTTTTTCTCTAAGTTTTTTGTTTAAAAGAACCACTGGTGATAAAAACAAAGAAGCTAAAAAAAATCTAAACAAAGTAAGTGAAATAGAATCAATCACTCCTGAAAGTTTAGAAGAAGCAATAAAAGAACCAGCTACTAAAAAAGTAGCAAAAAGTACTAAAAAATGAGCTTTAAGTGTTTGAGTCAAAAAAATCCTTTGATAAATAATAGATGTAATCTTAGTGAAATAACATTATAATTTCATTTACATATGTTGATTAAACTATAATTTATCACTTTTTTAAGAAATTTTGTATAAAATTTATACAAGTAAGTAAGGACGACCTTACCTCTACATTTAATTTAGAGGACGACCTCATTTTTAAAGGAAAATGTATGAGTACAAATTGGGTTATTCTTATAATTGCTGGATTATTTGAAATATTCTGGGCAATAGGTCTTAAATATACGGATGGTTTTAGCAAACTAATACCTAGCATTTTAACTATACTTTCAATGCTTATAAGTGTTTGGTTACTAAGTATTTCACTAAAAACTCTTCCTCTTGGAACTGCTTACGCTGTTTGGGTTGGAATTGGAACAGTTGGTACAGTAATAGCTGGTATAATTCTTTTTAATGATTCTGTTAATTTACTTAGAATTATAAGTATTCTTTTTATTATTCTTGGTATTATTGGATTAAAAATCACTACTTCTTAAAATAAAAAGGCTTTTTTTGATTAAAAATATTCTATTCTTTCTTATTCCTTTAGTCATTTATATTAGTTTATCAAACTTCATTGTAGATGAAAAAAATGTGATTTTAGTAACTTTACTTATAACAGTTATTATTTTTTGGGCAACTTCAATAATACCTGATTATCAAACTTCGCTAATTTTTTTATTTACAAGTTTAATATTTTCTTTAAGTAGCAAAGATATTATTTTTTCAGGATTTTCATCTTCTGCATTTTGGCTTGTATTTGCTGGAATGTTAATAGCAAGTGCTATAAAAAATGTAAAATTAAGTGAGAGATTTTCAACTTTTTTTACCAATATAAAAAATCCAAGTTATTTAAGTATTTTGATTTATATAAATATTTTTTCTTTATTATTTAGTTTTATTATGCCTTCAAGCTTAGGAAGAATTGTACTTTTAATTCCAATTGCAGCTATTATTGCCAAAAACTTTGGATTTAAAGAACATGATAATGGTTATGTTGGAATCATGTTAGCTTTTATTTTTTCAACAGTAATTCCTGCTTTTGCAATTTTACCTGCAAATGTACCAAACATGATATTAAGTGGATTAACCCATGAAATCTATGGTTTTGAGCTTTTATATTCGCACTATTTAGTTGCAAACTTTTTTGTTTTAGGTTTTATAAAAAATATAATTATTGTTGCTATGATTTATTTTATGTATCACGATACAGTAAAACCTTCTATTTTAAAAAGTGAAAAAAATCTTTTATCAAAAGATGAAAAAATAGTTATTGGTACAACGCTTATGATGCTACTTTTTTGGACTACAGATTTTATTCATGGTATTTCTGCAAGTGTAATTGCTATTGTTGGTGTTTTATTTTTAGCAAATCCAGCTATAAATATCATAAAAAACAAAGATTTAAATAGCATAAATTTTGCTTCTTTACTTTTAGTTGCTTCGATTATTAGCCTTGGAAATATAGTTGCAAATAATGATTACATAAAAGAGATTCTAAATACAACTATTAATCATTTTGAACCAACAAGTTATGAGATACTAAATCAAATAATTATTAGTTTATTTATGGCTATTAGTGGTATATTTATAACTCAACCATCAATTCCAGCAATTTTTACACCAATGGCAGAACATATAAGTTTAATAAGTAATTTTAGTTTAAATGAAGTAATTATGATGGAAGTAACAGCATTTTCAACTATATTTTTACCATTTCAATCACCACCAATAATAATTGGTTTAGCTTTAGCAAATATCAAACAAACTAAAGGGGTTAAGTTTTTATTGATACTTGCTGTTATTACTATAATTTTTTTATTTCCATTACAATATTTCTGGATGCAACTTGTAAAAAATATAATTTAGACATTTCAAAATTTTATTTTGAAATGTTTTTTATATATTCCACATAATTTTTTGCAGATTCTTCAAGTTGTTCATCACTTATAACAAATGTTTCATAAGTAACAAAAGGATTTTGATAATCCATTTTTATATAATTTGCAGTTCCAACAAATGGAGTTAAAAACTCTTCAACTGAATGTTTATTACTTCCTGTTGAGCTGTATTGTGCTATTCCACTTCCTGTACTTACAGCAATAACAAACTTTTTACCTTCAAGTTTATAGTTTTCTCCATAAGCAAAATTATAAGTAAAAACTACATCTAACCACTCTTTTAAAAGTGCTGGAGAACTTAACCAATACATTGGAAATTGGAAAATAATTACATCATTTTGTAAAAGTAATTCTTGTTCTTTTTCTACATCTATTTTAAAATCTGGATATTTTGCATATAAATTATTTACTGTTACATTCTCTTCTTTTTGAGCTGTTTGACTTAAAAATTTATTTACTCTTGACTCATCTATATTTGGATGAACTAGGTTGATTAATACTTTCTTCATTTTTTATCCTTTTATATATTTTCAAAATCTTATCCATTTATGACATTTTTGTCAAGTAGTGATAAATATGTCATAATTGATATTTTAGTCATTATTAGATAAAATACGTCAAAGGATAAATAATGATAAAACTAAATGGAAAACAATACGAATGTCCAAGTAAAATACCTATGGATTTAGTTGATGATAAATGGAAATTTTTAATACTTTGGAATTTATCTACAAAACCATTACGAATTAGTGAATTATCAGAAAAAATTTCCGACACTTCACAAAGAACTTTAAGCAGAAAACTAAAAGCTTTAGAAGAAGTATCTCTGGTACAAAGAGTTGTTTTTCCAGAAGTTCCACCAAAAGTTGAATATTCACTAACAATTCATGGGGAAAGACTTCTTGAAATATTTACAATAATGGCTAAATGGGGAGAACAATATGCTAAAGATATGGATGCGATAATAGAATAACTTTATTTATTTAACTTTTTTCTAATTCGGCTTAATTGAGTTGGAGTTATGCCTAAATGATTTGCGATATGGTGCTTGGCTATTCTATTTTCGATATTTGGATTATTTTTTATAAAATTCTCATATCTTATTGTTGCATCATCAAGAATTAGAGAAATCTCATTTTTTTCTTTTATTATTACCCAGTTTTTTTCTAAATAATTTATATAAAAAGTTTTAAATTCATTGTATTTATCTATCAACTCTTTATATTTTTCAAAATCTATAAAAATAAGCGTACAATCTTCCAAAGCTTCTATATTTAGATATGAATCTTCTTTTGTAAGAAGTGAAACCTTTGAAGCTGAAAAATAATTCTCACTAAAAAGATTTTTAGTATAAATCTCACCATTCTCACCTAAATAATAAGTTCGTAAAATCCCTTTACAAATAAAATAGATATATTTTGCTTTTGAATAATTATCAAGTAAAATTTCACCTTTTTTTACCTCTTTTAAAAAAGTGATATTTTTGAGTCTTTCAAAATTCTCATTATTAAAATCATAATATTGTTTACATATATTTCTAAACTGCTCATAATACAACTCTTTCATAAAATCAATCTTCCATACCAATTCTTAAAAATCCAGTAAATGCTGCATTATCAAAACTCAAAGTTTTATCTACATTTTTTTTCATCTCATTGAGTATTTTTTTGTAAGAATCATAAAATTCAAAACTAGGAGTTGGTTTGTAAACTAAATCTTTTATTTCAAAATATTTGATTACATTTTTTGTGGTTGTAGGTTTTATAAAATACTCTTTTTGTCTATTGTTATAATACAAAATTACAGAAATTATCGTCCATTTTGCAAGACTATATTGAGCTAAAAACTCTACTATTCCCTCAAAACCATTTTTTTGATTTCCATGTAGAAGTTCATATAATTCAATACTTAACATATCTTTTTCATAGGAAGTTAAACCAGCTAACATATCACGAAATTTTAGTTTATCAAACAACGAAACCAAAACAGATTTTTGAATGATTTTGAAAAAAGCATCCACAACCAAGTTTGGATTAGAAAAATTCTCTTTTTTTAGATTTTCTTTTGTGAACTCTTCAAGTTTTGAGGGGTTAAACTTTTTCATTGTTGGGAAAAACTTCGCATCTTCAAAACCCTTTGGATATTGAAATAAAAACTCTGCTTCCATATCTTTTAATTTTTCTAAATTCATCTTAACTCTTTTTAAATGACATTATATATGAAGATAAAATATCAACAACATCTACATAATCTTGGATATTTCCAGTAGCTTTTGCAGATAATATTGCACCTTCTAAAGTTGAAGCTATATAAAGCGCAAGTTTTGTTGTATCACACGCTTTCATCTCATTTTTTTGTATTGAAATATCTAAAATATCTTTTATATTTTTTCTAAATGATTGATAAATCTCTTCCATTAAAACTTTGAAATCTTCATCAATATTTGACATCTCTTGCACAATATTTGCAATAGGACAACCTTTGTTAAAATCCCTTTGGCTTGTATCTTTTAAGCCATTTATAAAAGCTTCTAAATAGCCTGATTCTAAGGCTAAAATCAAAGAATATCTTTGTACAAATCGTTCGTAGATTTTCTCTTTTATACAAACCAATGCCATATCTTTTTTATTTTCAAAAAAATGGTACATTGAACCTTTATGTACCTTTGCATTTTTTAATATTGTAGTTAATGATGCACCTTGATAGCCATTTGAATAAATCTCACTAAAGGCTGAATCTATTAAATTTTTTCTTGTATTATTTTCCATTTTGAATTATAACATTTTAAACTTGACAAATTGGTCAAGTTTTATTAAAATTAGACTTGACCAATTTGTTAACAATAAAAAAGGATAAACAATGCCAATTATAAAAACATACGAAACAAATGAAGTAAGTGGTGAATTACTTGAAATTTATAATGAAATTATCAAAGTAAGAGGAAGTGTTGGAAACAATGCAAAACTATTTAGTTCAAGTCCTGAACTTTTAAAACAGCAATTAGATTTTATAAAATATTACTCAACTCACCCTACTTTATCAATGGCACTACTTGCAAGTATTAGAATTTGTGTATCAAGTAAAGAAGAGTGTAATTTTTGTATCGATTTTAATACAGCAATGTTAGTAAACCATGCAAAATGGAGTATTGAAGAAGTACAATCAATGAAAAAAGATTTAGATAGCTCAAAATTAACGCAAAAAGAGAATGCCCTTTTGAAATTTGTAATCAACTCTATGAAAGATCCTCACAAAGTAAATGAAAATGATATGGATGAACTAAGAAAGTTGGATTGGCAAGACAAAGATATAATAGATGCACTAAATCATGGAGCTAGAATGTTAGCAACTGATATATTATTTAACGCATTTAAAATTGAAGATTATAAGGCTTGAGATTTTAAGAAGTTTTGAAATTCAAAACTTCTTATTTAATTAAATTAAGATTTTTTAACAAACTCTTGTTTCAATTTAATAGCTCCAACACCTGTAACTTTACAGTCGATGTTATGACCATCATTTCCTTCAACAAGTCTAATACCTTTTATTTTAGTACCAACTTTAATTCCAGATGAACTTCCTTTAACTTTTAAATCTTTAATAACAGTTACATCATCTCCATCTTGTAAAATAGTACCATTTGCATCTTTTACTACTAATGTATCACTACTTTGCTCAGCTGCATCCTGTGACCATTCATTAGCACACTCAGGACAGATATATAAATTCCCATCTTCGTAAGTGTATTCACTTCCGCATTTTGGGCAGTTTGGTAATTGACTCATTATTTTCCTTTTGACATTAAATGCCCGATTATACAATAATAATGCTTTCTTATGATTTAGGGTGATTTTTTGCAAAATCTATTGCATTTTGAACAGCTTTTTTTGCTTGAGGAGAATTTTTCCAACAAGAACTTCCTAAAATATCTGAAACGATATCTGTAATCTCTTCCACATTACTTTTTGCCAAATCTTCTAAAGAATTAATACCGATTTGTTCAAATCGTTTAACAACTGTTTCGCCTACATATTTAACTTTTAAGAGTTCTTCTTTTTGCTCTTTTTGAAATGCCATATTTTTTGCCTAAATGTTATTTTATAGAAATATATATTTCTATTTCATCATCTTTTGAATATTTTTCAAAATCAAAATTGTATGCTCTTTCATACTCACACTCTTTTGAAGCGAAATAGTCCCAAACTTCATGCCAAGTTTCTATTACAACTTTTGGAAATTCACCTTTTTTTGAAAATACCAAATATCTATCTTTTTCTATAGTAATTGCATTTTTAAATTTTGTAACTTCAACACCAATTGTATAATCATAATCAGAATTTACATCTTTTTCATATTTATTGTAAACTCCAAACATAGCCAAATTTCTTGACTTGTTGAATGTTTTACTTTCAATATTTTCATCTACATATCTTTGCCAAAGTTGTGGTATCTGTGCTGTTGTTTCATCTAATTCTATTTTGTTGTTTGTTCTTGTTGTGATTCCCGCAACATAAAATTTTTCTAAATATTTTACTTTCATCTTTTCACTTTATTAGTTAATTTTGGAACGTATAGTACTATAATATTTTTTCATAGAGATTTAGAAAAATCTTTTTATATATGAAACAACTATCTCTTTTTCTTCTTTATATACTTCATGTTCAGCAAAAGGGATATTTAAAATTGAGCACTCACTTAATTTGCTTTGAAGAACTTCAAAACTATTTAATGAAGTTAAAAAATCATTATCTCCTCTTATTAAAAGTGTTTTTGCGCTAATATTTTTTACATTTTCATTTGGATAGCCACTACTTGACTCATCTATCCACATTTTAATCAATCCTTTTGATAATAATTCAAAATTTGCTTCTGAGTTTAGTTTTTGATATAAATCATACTCTTTAGAAAAAATATTTTTCATTTCTTCAGCTGTTAATGATTTATATATATCTTTTTGTTGTTCATCAAGATTCCATGAAGAAGCAATTGAAACGAGTTTCTCAACTTTTATTTTATTTGAAGAAGCCATTCTTAAACCAACAATGCCACCATCACTAAAACCTATAATCGAAACTTTTTTTATATTTAAATAATCTAAAATAGCATATATATCATTTTCTATAAGTTCATACGATAATTTATTTTTTCCTAATGTAGAAGCTCCATGTCCTCTACTGTCAATGCCAATAATTCTATAATCGTTTATAAAATCTTTTGCTATTTCACCTAAATCTTCAATAGTTCCTAATCCACCATGTAAAAATAGAAGAACATCTTTACTTTTATCACCTAACTCTTCATAGTAAATTTTTGCTGTATCAATTTGTAAATAAGTATTATTTTTATGAGTAAACATAACTGTATCCTTTTTTTAAAAATGTTATCATAGAAAAATAAAAAACAAAATAATTATTACAAATTGTAATGTTTTTATATTATTTTTTCAAATCAATTTCCATACTAAAATTTTTCAACTCAACATTTTCTCTTTTTACAAGATTTTCTTTAACTTGTATAAATCCAAACTTCACAAAAAATGGCTTTGCAGTGATACTTGCATCACTTTGATTTTATCCTTGAACTTTCGAGAATTCAAGTTTTTTTACTTGCAAATCCTAAAATATAACCATTGATATCTTTGATATAAAACTCTCTTTGTCCATACCAAGTAGTATCAATTTCTTTGTAAATGCTTACTTTATCTTTTATTTTTAAATACAATTCATCAACATTTTCAACATCAATATACAAAGTTAAAGAAGCTCCTATATTGTCAAAAAAGACTCCAACATCTTCTTTTAAACTTTCAACGCTTTGAAGCATAATTGAAATATTGTCTTTATGTATCATTGCCCAAATATAATTTAATTCTTTTTTGATTTCTGTATCAAAAATAGTTTTTGACTCATCTACTAGCATTTGTAATTCAAAATCAAAATTTTCTTGATAGTATTTTATTGTTGAAGCTATATCATTAACAGCTAAATTCAAAGTTATTGATTTCATTATAAAAGTCCTTATGTTTTTAGAAATATATTATTTTTTGGTTTAAAGTGCGTATTATCAATTAAGATTTTAATATTTTTAAATAATAATTTGCTTTTGGTTGAAACTCAAAATCTACTTTTTTTAAATCAAAAAAAGAACTATATTCTTCAAAAGTTCTTCCCGTTATTGCTATGTTTTCTAGCTTTAGGGCATTTTGTTTTTCCTTTATGATTTTATATTTCATCTATGAAATACCATTTTGGAAAATTAATTTTTCTTATTAGATATTGTTCAATTTCATTTTTCTTAATAATCTTATCTTCAACTAATTTTTCTAATACATTAATTTTTAATACTTGATTCAAAGAATCTAAAAATGAATTATTAAAGCAATTTTGAAATTTTGTAGAATAAGGAAACCCATTTTGTAAAACTCCAAAAAAGTGATTTTCTTTATCATCCCATTCAAAATTATTCAAAACAACTTTATGACTATTAAAAGCAACTTTTGCAAAATTATTAGTTATTGAATTTTTAAATGCTTTTACATAAATTTTTTTATCATTTTTATCTAATAATTCACATAAAAAATTATTTTTATTAAATGATACAAAATTTAAATTATAATGATTATTTGAAACTATTACAAAAATATTACTATCTATTTCATCATCTGCACTAGTCCAAGTATAATTATCATTAAAATTTTCAATTTTTAAATCAACTTTTTTATCCACAAGAATCGAATTATAGGTAAATCCTTTAATATTATCAGGACTTGAAACTTTATTATATTTTGAAAATGGTTTTATAAATTGATAAAAGTAGTGAATATTTTGAAAATTTTCAATAATTACAAAATCATAATTATTTTCTGTTAAATATCCTAAAATTAGTTTTTGATTATTATCTTGAATAAATACATTTTTTATAATTGCAATTTTATATGTTTTATCATCACTAAAACTATTTATTATGTCAATGAAACTTGAATATTGATAATTATATTGATTTGTTAGGACTATAATTTTTTTTAAGACTTGAAACATTTTTATATTAAAAATAAAATCTAATTCATTTTGAAAATTCAATATTTTTCCTCTTCCATCATTTAAGAAACTTAATAATTTGTTATAGTCATAATTTTTTTCTATTAAATAATTTATAACTTCAGTAGATATAACCTCTTTTAATTTTTTCAATTCATCATCTTCATGTATTTGATTTCTTGATACTTTTAATTTTAATTTATATTTTGAAGAAATATCAATTTCATATTTAATATTTTTAGAAAAATTTGGAATAATATTTATCCCTCCAATAACGAAATTTTGTTGAGAAAGTCTTGTATTTTTTAAATAATGCTGTCCATAACCATGTAATATTATATAACCGTTCAAATCTTCATTTTCATTGATATCAATTATCTCAATATCGTTAATTAATTTATAATCATCAGGTACATCAATATTGCTTTTATCAAAAGAATAAGTTTTATCTTTCTTAATATCTTTTAAGACAATTGGAATAGAAAATCTTGTCATATTGTTTTCTATAATTTCATTTATAGAAGAACTTTCTATTTTATCAAAAAAATCATCATGTAATTTTAATTTAATACTCGTCCCATTTTGTTTTTTTGTTGTAGGTAATTGCTCTATATATTTATCTTTTACATTCATGATAAAATGTATTGGATTGTA from Arcobacter suis CECT 7833 encodes:
- a CDS encoding aldo/keto reductase family protein; the protein is MKIPNMIYGTAWKKENTTNLVFEALKQGFKGIDTACQPKHYREDLVGLGLQKAYEIGIKREDLFLQTKFTPIDGQDQTNMPYLESDEIEVQVEKSFEKSKKNLKTDFINAYILHSPVYPGSKLQKVWQKMEEFYDKKEVGALGISNCYDLDVLKYLYNNAKVKPTIVQNRFYAQSGYDKDLRAFCKQHNITYESFWSLTANPNILSHEVLQNLALKYKKGVAEIFYRFLNHIDIVPLNGTTSTKHMIEDLKISGFELTNEEIKQISSFLN
- a CDS encoding DMT family transporter; this translates as MTQTLKAHFLVLFATFLVAGSFIASSKLSGVIDSISLTLFRFFLASLFLSPVVLLNKKLREKIISTMPRAMIISLFYSLYFISFFKALETTTALNAGTLYTLVPLITAVFCVFIFKDKISFYQMILYFIGIIGTCIVVFKGNLELFLSFSLNYGDFIFLFATVFMALYSISLKFLHKKDDELFVLVFTTLLGGCIWMFLALEIFNIPLEWEKIEGDLIFYMAYLVIGATLTTVYLYQKSSIILGPKKLMAYIYLNPAAVAVLMYIFERKLITSWILVGIIISTFATIVLLKQK
- the sugE gene encoding quaternary ammonium compound efflux SMR transporter SugE, with amino-acid sequence MSTNWVILIIAGLFEIFWAIGLKYTDGFSKLIPSILTILSMLISVWLLSISLKTLPLGTAYAVWVGIGTVGTVIAGIILFNDSVNLLRIISILFIILGIIGLKITTS
- a CDS encoding SLC13 family permease, producing MIKNILFFLIPLVIYISLSNFIVDEKNVILVTLLITVIIFWATSIIPDYQTSLIFLFTSLIFSLSSKDIIFSGFSSSAFWLVFAGMLIASAIKNVKLSERFSTFFTNIKNPSYLSILIYINIFSLLFSFIMPSSLGRIVLLIPIAAIIAKNFGFKEHDNGYVGIMLAFIFSTVIPAFAILPANVPNMILSGLTHEIYGFELLYSHYLVANFFVLGFIKNIIIVAMIYFMYHDTVKPSILKSEKNLLSKDEKIVIGTTLMMLLFWTTDFIHGISASVIAIVGVLFLANPAINIIKNKDLNSINFASLLLVASIISLGNIVANNDYIKEILNTTINHFEPTSYEILNQIIISLFMAISGIFITQPSIPAIFTPMAEHISLISNFSLNEVIMMEVTAFSTIFLPFQSPPIIIGLALANIKQTKGVKFLLILAVITIIFLFPLQYFWMQLVKNII
- a CDS encoding NAD(P)H-dependent oxidoreductase, whose protein sequence is MKKVLINLVHPNIDESRVNKFLSQTAQKEENVTVNNLYAKYPDFKIDVEKEQELLLQNDVIIFQFPMYWLSSPALLKEWLDVVFTYNFAYGENYKLEGKKFVIAVSTGSGIAQYSSTGSNKHSVEEFLTPFVGTANYIKMDYQNPFVTYETFVISDEQLEESAKNYVEYIKNISK
- a CDS encoding winged helix-turn-helix transcriptional regulator; amino-acid sequence: MIKLNGKQYECPSKIPMDLVDDKWKFLILWNLSTKPLRISELSEKISDTSQRTLSRKLKALEEVSLVQRVVFPEVPPKVEYSLTIHGERLLEIFTIMAKWGEQYAKDMDAIIE
- a CDS encoding Crp/Fnr family transcriptional regulator → MKELYYEQFRNICKQYYDFNNENFERLKNITFLKEVKKGEILLDNYSKAKYIYFICKGILRTYYLGENGEIYTKNLFSENYFSASKVSLLTKEDSYLNIEALEDCTLIFIDFEKYKELIDKYNEFKTFYINYLEKNWVIIKEKNEISLILDDATIRYENFIKNNPNIENRIAKHHIANHLGITPTQLSRIRKKLNK
- a CDS encoding TetR/AcrR family transcriptional regulator, with product MENNTRKNLIDSAFSEIYSNGYQGASLTTILKNAKVHKGSMYHFFENKKDMALVCIKEKIYERFVQRYSLILALESGYLEAFINGLKDTSQRDFNKGCPIANIVQEMSNIDEDFKVLMEEIYQSFRKNIKDILDISIQKNEMKACDTTKLALYIASTLEGAILSAKATGNIQDYVDVVDILSSYIMSFKKS
- a CDS encoding carboxymuconolactone decarboxylase family protein, whose amino-acid sequence is MPIIKTYETNEVSGELLEIYNEIIKVRGSVGNNAKLFSSSPELLKQQLDFIKYYSTHPTLSMALLASIRICVSSKEECNFCIDFNTAMLVNHAKWSIEEVQSMKKDLDSSKLTQKENALLKFVINSMKDPHKVNENDMDELRKLDWQDKDIIDALNHGARMLATDILFNAFKIEDYKA
- a CDS encoding zinc ribbon domain-containing protein YjdM translates to MSQLPNCPKCGSEYTYEDGNLYICPECANEWSQDAAEQSSDTLVVKDANGTILQDGDDVTVIKDLKVKGSSSGIKVGTKIKGIRLVEGNDGHNIDCKVTGVGAIKLKQEFVKKS
- a CDS encoding helix-hairpin-helix domain-containing protein, with amino-acid sequence MAFQKEQKEELLKVKYVGETVVKRFEQIGINSLEDLAKSNVEEITDIVSDILGSSCWKNSPQAKKAVQNAIDFAKNHPKS
- a CDS encoding GyrI-like domain-containing protein, whose amino-acid sequence is MKVKYLEKFYVAGITTRTNNKIELDETTAQIPQLWQRYVDENIESKTFNKSRNLAMFGVYNKYEKDVNSDYDYTIGVEVTKFKNAITIEKDRYLVFSKKGEFPKVVIETWHEVWDYFASKECEYERAYNFDFEKYSKDDEIEIYISIK
- a CDS encoding alpha/beta fold hydrolase; this encodes MFTHKNNTYLQIDTAKIYYEELGDKSKDVLLFLHGGLGTIEDLGEIAKDFINDYRIIGIDSRGHGASTLGKNKLSYELIENDIYAILDYLNIKKVSIIGFSDGGIVGLRMASSNKIKVEKLVSIASSWNLDEQQKDIYKSLTAEEMKNIFSKEYDLYQKLNSEANFELLSKGLIKMWIDESSSGYPNENVKNISAKTLLIRGDNDFLTSLNSFEVLQSKLSECSILNIPFAEHEVYKEEKEIVVSYIKRFF
- a CDS encoding VOC family protein — translated: MKSITLNLAVNDIASTIKYYQENFDFELQMLVDESKTIFDTEIKKELNYIWAMIHKDNISIMLQSVESLKEDVGVFFDNIGASLTLYIDVENVDELYLKIKDKVSIYKEIDTTWYGQREFYIKDINGYILGFASKKT